A window of Fibrobacter sp. UWEL genomic DNA:
GGCAAGACTACGTCCTTCTACATGATTGTGGGCATGGTTCGTCCGGAATCCGGCCATATCTTTCTGGATGATATTGAGGTGACGGACAAGCCTATGTACAAGCGCGCCCGCCTGGGTATTGGATATCTCCCTCAGGAAGCTTCCATCTTCCGTAAGCTTACGGTGGAAGAGAACATTATGGCGATTCTTGAAACTCAGGACATGAAGCGCGCCCAGCGTAAGACCCGCCTGGAAGAATTGCTGGAAGAATTCAAGATCACCCACATTCGAAAGACCAAGTCCATGAGTTGCTCCGGTGGTGAACGCCGCCGTCTGGAAATCGCCCGCGCTCTGGCTTCGGATCCTTCGTTCCTCCTGCTGGATGAACCTTTCGCAGGTATTGACCCTATTGCCGTTGCGGACATCCAGTCCATTATTTCGGGACTTCGCGACAAGGGTATGGGTGTGTTGATTACGGACCATAACGTTCGTGAAACTCTTTCCATTACGGATCGCGCTTACATTATGTACAAGAGCCAGGTGCTGACGGAAGGTTCTTCTGAATATCTGGCCAACGATCCCGAGGCAAGACGAATTTATCTGGGCGATAGCTTTAAATTGGATTAAGGTGTTTGTATGGATATCGGTTTAAATGTCGGAATGAAGACGGGTCTGGAACAGACCCTATCGCCTACCATGATTCTGGGGGTCACTATCCTCCAGAAGACTTCCATGGAACTGGAAACTGCCATCCGTGACGAGCTGGAAACGAACCCCTTGCTGGAAGTGGATGAATCCGTTTCTGACGAAGACCGCGAGGTTCGCGAAAGTGAACTGGACGGTAACGACGTCAACGATGATTATGAAAGTCGCGGAGACTCCTTGGACGGTGGCGACTCTATGGATGATTCCGACCGCGGTGCCCTGGATATGGGCGGCGACTTCGACGATTATGGTAGCGACCGCCTGGGGGATGGAACCCGCGAAGACGACGCTTCCTTTAACGAAGTGAACATGATGAGGGAATCCCCCGACGAAGAGTGGGACCGTCCCATCAAGGATTTTGGAAAGCCTCTCCAGGAACAGCTGGAAGATCAGCTGGGTATCTGGAAGGGCACCAGCAAGCTGTTTGAAGACCTGGCGGAAAACGGCTGCGACGAGGCACACTTCCGCGAGCTGGTGAAGTACATCATCAGCTCTGTGGACGAAGACGGCTTCCTGTCCAGCTGCGATGAAGACAAGGTTTGCGGTATCAATTCCTCCGACAAGTTTATCGTTGAAATTGAACGAGTCATTCGTGGTGAATTGGAACTGACGGAAGAATCTGTATCCCTTCCGGTTCACGAGGCATTCCATGTGCTTCACGGATTTTCCCCCAGCGGTGTTGGCGCTCGCAACCAGCGTGAATGTTTCCTGATCCAGGCCAATCGTATTCCTGGTTTCCCTGTGCTGGGAATCAAGATTCTGGAAAGCTGTTACGATGACCTGCTGGCCTTGCGTTACGCTAAAATTGGAAAGACCTTAGGTGTCTCCACGGAAGAAGTACAGGCAGCTGTTCGTGCTTTCGCCCGACTGAGTCCCCATCCGGGTTTCCAGGTAGCTCGCGTTCCTGCCCATACCATTTCTGTGGACTTGAAGCTTGAAGAAAAGAACGGTAAGCTGGATGTGAAATCCGTACGTTCTTCTAACAGCAGGCTTCGCGTGAACTCCACCTACAAGGCTCTGGCCAATAGCAAGAGTGCTTCCAAGGAAGATAAGGCTTACATTCGTGCCCACGTTGCCAAGGCGGAAGAATTCATCAAGGCCATCAACAATCGCTACTCCACCATGGAGTTGGTCATGAAGGAAATTCTCAAGCGCCAGAAAGATTTCTTTACCAAGGGACCGGCGTTCCTGAAGCCCATGGTGCTGCAGGACATTGCTGATGTGATCGGCAAGGATGTGAGTACGGTAAACCGCGTGACCAACGGCAAGTTTGTGGATACGCCCTATGGCATTTTTGAGTTGAAGCGTTTCTTCACCTCTGGCATTAAGCAGAAGGCTACCGCCGGCGCGGATGGTTCCGCAGAAGGTGCCGAAGAGGTGGTGGGCTCCGCTCAGGTCATTGACGCCATGAAGAAGATGATCGAAGAGGAAAATAAGAAGAAGCCTCTTTCCGATC
This region includes:
- the rpoN gene encoding RNA polymerase factor sigma-54, producing the protein MDIGLNVGMKTGLEQTLSPTMILGVTILQKTSMELETAIRDELETNPLLEVDESVSDEDREVRESELDGNDVNDDYESRGDSLDGGDSMDDSDRGALDMGGDFDDYGSDRLGDGTREDDASFNEVNMMRESPDEEWDRPIKDFGKPLQEQLEDQLGIWKGTSKLFEDLAENGCDEAHFRELVKYIISSVDEDGFLSSCDEDKVCGINSSDKFIVEIERVIRGELELTEESVSLPVHEAFHVLHGFSPSGVGARNQRECFLIQANRIPGFPVLGIKILESCYDDLLALRYAKIGKTLGVSTEEVQAAVRAFARLSPHPGFQVARVPAHTISVDLKLEEKNGKLDVKSVRSSNSRLRVNSTYKALANSKSASKEDKAYIRAHVAKAEEFIKAINNRYSTMELVMKEILKRQKDFFTKGPAFLKPMVLQDIADVIGKDVSTVNRVTNGKFVDTPYGIFELKRFFTSGIKQKATAGADGSAEGAEEVVGSAQVIDAMKKMIEEENKKKPLSDQAISDKLAEMGMKVARRTVAKYRENVLHVLTASQRKQ
- the lptB gene encoding LPS export ABC transporter ATP-binding protein encodes the protein MKNIVSTIRTEKLRKVYGGRQVVSDVSIRVSQGEIVGLLGPNGAGKTTSFYMIVGMVRPESGHIFLDDIEVTDKPMYKRARLGIGYLPQEASIFRKLTVEENIMAILETQDMKRAQRKTRLEELLEEFKITHIRKTKSMSCSGGERRRLEIARALASDPSFLLLDEPFAGIDPIAVADIQSIISGLRDKGMGVLITDHNVRETLSITDRAYIMYKSQVLTEGSSEYLANDPEARRIYLGDSFKLD